The Liolophura sinensis isolate JHLJ2023 chromosome 6, CUHK_Ljap_v2, whole genome shotgun sequence genomic sequence AACTGGTAAAGGGTACTTTTCACAAGAACATTGTTACTAAAATGACCTTGCATgtttataatgtattataaacaaatatataattctTTATTTTGAATACAGCAAGGAATGAACTTTTCTCACAAAAATTTCATACTTTCAATTCTAAACTCCTTACCTTGTCagcagattttttaaaatagttaAAAGCTGTCATGTTGTTTGCTTTCACAGCCGGGCTGCCTTCAGCATACATCTGTAGTGAAAACAAATCACATGTGCGTGTgcttgcaggaaatataactatTAAGCTCGATATGTCCTTATTCAAATTAGTTCACAACTCACCAACATGTAGGCTAAGACGTACAGAAAATTTTAGAGCAAAAATAACATGCCTTGAGAATGTTCCAACACAATGGTAAGGATAACAATCAAATCATGATGAGCATTTCTTTAATAACATGTAAAGTATTTGTTTGAGATTTTACGTCAATTTACGTCAAACCATCTTTATGTAGAGCAAATGTACTGAGACAACGGCACCCATTATGACATGGAACTAATACTGTACCTTTCCCAGATAGGCCAAGGCATTAGCATTTCCTGACTCTGCTGCCATCAGGAAATAATGAAGGGCCATCTGAAGAAGTCAGAAACAAGAACATTTATAGTTCTGCATAAAAATGgctgaatttgtttgttgtcttttgttcttttttttccttttttgggggggtggaggggggggggggggatacagGGCATTGCCTTCCAAATGTTTGCTGGCCATTTAATGTACAACTTTCAACAGAAATCAGTGTGAAGTCAGGTCCTCCTTGACTGAGCATGTGCAggctatgtgtatatgtgtaccaACCTCGTGGTTAATGTTAACTCCACGGCCACCTTGGAAATACAGCTGACCCACCACGACCTGCATACAAACACATCACATCAGTAAGTCGCTTAGAGCGGCAGTGCTGCTTTAGCCAATCACAAAATGCAGATCCATATGCCTAGCATACCTTATaaaattaagaaacaaaatcacaatCCTGGAGTCAGGTTTTGATAAATCGTTACGCCCGTAACCTAAATAAGAATCATCTGAACCTGTGAGCAGAGTTCCCAAGTATTATAAGCACATCATTAATTTGTTCAAAGGCCTAAAGTCGGCTTTTTGGTCAGTCACAAATACCCACAATTAATTCTGCAATGAAAATCCTAATCCAGCAGAAAACTGTGAAACAATACACAGCAGTTATCACATTACATTAATTGTACGGTTGTACCATCATCATTGTTTTATCAATATCACCACCACATAATGATACAATAGTCTGTGTATTCACACACGCTTGAAGAATGCCacattgatttaaaaaaatgccTCTTCACCTTGAGTGCAGAAGGtgttattttttaagaattttaccAGCCAAGCAAACCCATACAACTGGCTGGTATGTTAGTGAGTGACCAGACTGACCTGAGCCTGGACATCACCCTTGTCAGCCAGGAAGTGGTAGTACTGGAGCAGGTCATCATCCAGCAGGCCTGTGTTCTGGTTCTGACTCTCCTGCTCATCCTGCAGTCGGATCCTCTGGATGATCGGACCACCCGACAGAGACACCTCATCGGCAACTGGAACACAGGAGAAATAGGGACTGAGTTACACTCATCAGCCACCGTAACAGGTAACAGGAGAGATAATACTCTCTTACATTCATCAGCCACTGTACCAAGTAACAGGAGAGATAATACTCTGTTACGTTCATCAGCAACAGTATCAAGTAACAGAAGAAATAATACTCTGTTACTCTCATCAGTCACAGTAACAGGTAACAGGACAGATAATACTCTGTTACAGTCATCAGCCACTGTACCAGGTAACAGGAGAGATAATACTCTGTTACATTCATCAGCAACAGGATCAAGTAACAGAAGAAATAATACTCTGTTACTCTCATCAGTCACAGTAACAGGTAACAGGAGAGATAATACTGTTACAGTCATCAGCCACTGTACCAGGTAACAGGAGAGATAATACTCTGTTACATTCATCAGCCACTGTTACCAGGTAACAGGAGAGATAATACTCTGTTGCATTCATCAGCTACAGTAACAAGTAACAGAAGAAATAATACTCTGTTACTCTCATCAGTCACAGTAACAGGTAACAGAAGAGAGATAATACTCTGTTAGTCATTGTAAAAAATACTCAGTTACACCCCATCAGTCACTGTAACACACAACATTAAAGTTATACTCAGGTTCATCAGCCATTGTATGATTGACAGCGTGGCAGAGCTTTTACCTACCTCGACTGGCCACTTTTCTGTAGTATGTCAGAGCTGTCTCACACTTTGTCTCTACACCAATACCAGACCAGTAGCGAAAACCCTGTCAACAGAAAAACAGGTATGCGTAATACTACCACGtaataatttgtttaattatttacttgattggtgttttccacaATGCTCAAgtgtatttcacttctatgatggtagccagaattatggtgggaggaaaccggacaataCAACAAGATCATACATGTTAATAGTGATTAGATAACAGGTTCACACCTGTCTCAGGTAAACAGAACCATGCAATACTATATTTCActtgaagtttggtatgtaaatatgacctttcagaagcacataaaagctttaaaatgataattttgatgccaacacttaagtttttgtgacaagaaattcATCACAACTTCACAAGTAGTTCTATAACGGAGATGAgtcaatcaaaatcaagcaaaatgtgtcacttgaaaatgctacacttcagatgaaatacagtattcgTATGTTTCAAATCTGATTTATGTTTGAAAGACTTGTGCCAGACAAAATCTTACTATATGGTTTAATTAATGAAGGATCAATTACAGGAAATTGATATGAAAGTTTTTATTGTCAATAGAGAACAATGGAATCTTACCAGAGCCATCTGAGCCAAAGGTTCTCCCCCGAGAGCCGAGAACGTGAAGTAAATCAGCGACTGAAACACAACAGGTAGAATGGTTATACAGAGCACTGCTAGATGCCTTAAACTGAAATGTCTCGTCTTCACAGACATTAACATTACACTAACACCAAAGGGAAAGACTTTGAAGAATGTGATAAAGCTGAGAAATTAAGACAGAGGATCAATTATATTCAATTCAATCAATCTCTAGTAGGTGACCTCTGTGATGACCTTTAGCAAGtaatgaatgcttgggtttcTAGGTTGGAAAGAAACCCAAAATGAAAGTAACCATTTGAgcgaaaacataaaaagaatgAAAGGTAATTAGAATagattaccctaattcttcaacctttcaacaATCACTGTGACTAATGTTTTGAAATACCGTGATGTAACTATGAAACACTGTGATGTAACTATGAAACACTGTGATGTAGCTATGAAACACTGTGATGTAACTATGAAACACTGTGATGTAACTATGAAACACTGTGATGTAACTATGAAACACTGTGATgtaactatggggtgtagagaaataatctgcagaaTTTTATGAACCTTGAATCTTTAGcgacacaagcaaatcattttaccatcattttcataacaattgtatgcataaattccaatgATAACAGTGCTTTAgaggttaaaaaggttgaacatttacagtaaCCTGATTTTAAGAAAGCACTTACCCTAGCCTGACTGGAGTTGACACCAATACCTGTGGCATACAGAAGTGCCATGCCCTGAAAAAGAGGATTCAGatgggaatatacatgtaatgtggactCTTCACAGAGAACTGTGTCTGACCCAAACATGACACAgttcactgatacatgtagtagctATGATTACCAATACTAACTATGTAGTCTAAATCACTTACATTTTGGACTCAAGCCAGGTTGTAATATCTGCCAAAGATTTTCAATAACAAGTATGCTGGGGTCATGCAGACTAACCTCCCATGAAGCATCCCTTTATGTCTTGAGAAAACCACAATTCGATGCTTCAGCCATGCAAAGTTATCACTCAACATGATCTTGTTGATTTGTGTCATGTTTAGGAAGAAAAGACACTTCCATGTGACATTGAAGTGCCTGAAGACGACAGACTGATTCTCAGACTACACGTACACATTATATAgtaaaattttctcttctggagACATCTCTGCTACCTTAAGCCACGTTGGAGCCTATCTTACCAGTTGGCCTTTGGGGGAGCCCCTCTGTGACAAGTCCTCAAACATTTCCCGCGCCCTGGAGATATTCTGCGGGAGGTAGTCCCCCAGGAAATAGCCAAAGGCTAGGTGAGCCTGGGCCTCTGAATGGTTATACATGGCAGCCTGCTCAAAATACTGGTACGCCCTGAAACACACAAGTTGGGAGACTAACGCTGGGGTGAAAAATAGGAGACTCCTTCATACACCTTATACGGCTGTCCTCTTTAGCGCTCCAAAGATAAATTCTGAACATCCTTCTGAAAACTGGAGAGGAATTCTTGCACAAAAAGGAAGTCTCAAACCTGACATCACATCCGTATCATCagcttgagtgagtgagtgagcgagtgcttggggtttaacgtcgtacttaacaattttttaagtcatatgttgacaaaggaatccttagagtggatgtaatgtgcctcccgaaggcaagtaagccgcaccgcccgagccattatactgataccggtcaaccagtcgttgcactatcccattcatgctgaacaccaagtgaggaagttacaatttcctcttttaaggtcttaggtgtgacccgacccaggattaaccctTGATCCACCGCTCAAATAGCGGAcactctacaaactgtgctatcgggtCCGGTGTCTCAACTTGATGGTCACTCACTGGGGAAAAACCCAGTAATATTCTAACTTTTTCTAAACAACTTTTTTCTAAGTCATCATAAATGACAGAATGTATGTGTGGAAAATAAGATCCACATACTTACCCAGCATAGTCTTTGTTGTAGGTACTGTTGATCAGTAACTCCCCCTGTTCAAAAAGCTTCTGGGCTGCAATGGAACAAAATTAGACTCACATGATTCTTTTTAATGTGGATCAAAAAGCAGTTTAAACCATTCAAAGAAAAACTCAGACTTGGAAAACAGTGCATGTACCTTGAACAATTCCTTACCAAACtcagaaaacatgtacatgtttttacttTGTTCAGTTAAACAGAACCTCCATCATTAATGTGAAAAACTGACAAACAGTAATTCAAACCTAAAATTTCCTCTTCTGTCTTAGGTACAATCTCTGGGTTGTCCTCATTACCAGTGTCTTCATCTGTCGTGCCTTCATCCTGTCTTGTCCCAGCACTTTGAGCCTTGCTGAAATCTGCATGCAAAACAGGAACATTATCAGCTTTATCAAGGTAAGTGATGGATTCAGAGTACTGCTCAGCCTCATTAGCCTGCCTGGCCTTCTGAGTGTCATGGGAGTCAGGGTTAAGCACAAGCTCCGGCAGGTGTTCATACAGCTCCTCTGTTGTGGTCGCCACTGTGCCATCCGCTGCCACTGTCTGTAAGTATTTGAGCAGACGGACGTAGCCATACTGATCAGGCTTGTATAGcagtgacgtctccttgacgttTCCAGTGTACACTACGTAGATCTCAGACACTGCATCCATGTCCAGCTCTGACCTGTCAAAAGGTTCAGGTAAGGCACTTAAAAGAGCATTCACCTCATCTGGATCAAAGTCGATGAAGTCATCGCCCTTTTCTGTTGCCATGTCTGATGTAGCTACATTATCAGGGATCCGATGTGCTGATGTGGCAATGTTATCAGGGATGTGATGTGCTGATGTAGCCACATTATCAGGGATTTGATGTTCTGATTTAGCTACATTATCAGGGATCTGATGTGCTGATGTAGCTATGTTATCAGGGATCTGATGTCCTGATTTAGCTACGTTATCAGGGATCCGATGTGCTGATGTAGCCACATTATCAGGGATCTGATGTTCTGATTTAGCTACGTTATCAGGTATCCGATGCGCTGAGGTAAACTCTTCCTTCTTCTTTTCATGTTGGTAGTTTTCCTCACTTTTCTTCTCACTGACAGAGTTGTATGGTGAACCCTTGCCCTCCTTCACTTCTCCCTTCAGCTGAACGTCCATGAATGAAGATTGTCCTAAGCCACTCTCCCTAGGCTCAGACTGCCTCTGTGGGTTCCCACTACTGTGCACACCTTGGCTTTGCTGATCCTTACCTGATGCAGCTTTAAGACTCGGCTGATCAAGCAGAAATGGGGAATCGTCCGCTGGGGGAGTAAGCTTGCCTAAGAGAGGCGACTCTTCACCTCTGTTCTTCTCCCTCGCTCCACCTTTAGATTGAGGAGGCTGCCTGATGGGGTCCTCCTGAGCATCATGGGCATCTTGACGATGTGATGCTTGTGACGCCTGATGGTCAGGCACGGGGCTAGCCTGAGGATTCGACACGTCCTCAATATGAGCATCCTGATTTTGAAATTTAGGCACATTCTGTTCACTGTGTAAACGTGGATTACTAGCAGCCATAGATTCAGGAGGGAGTTGGTATTGAGGCAGTTGTGCTTGCTGTTTTTGAGATTCTGGAGAAACCTGGTTAGTTGTATCTGACGAAGGCTGGTTAGGGAAGTTTGAGGATTTCTGGCTGTTGACATCAGAGGGAGGCTGCTGATGGGATTCAGACAGAGGCTGCCGGTGGGATTCAGAGAGAGGCTGATGTGAGTCAGAAAGCAGTTGATACTGTGAGTCAGAAGGAGGTTGCTGCATGGACTCAGATGGAGGGTGGTTTTCTAACTGAGAAAAGGTTTGAACATCAGGAGAGGTTGGATAGTTTCCACCACCAGGGGCAGAAGAGTCAGTCTCTTGTTTTATATCATGTAATTTTTCTTGAGAAACATAGTTTACGTTACCTTTTATGTAAGAGTCCGTCTTTCTGTTGGAGTCTGATTCCTCTTGGTTTATAGAACTAGAATAATACACATCTTCCGAGTCTCTCTGTATTACACGGTCCGTATTGCTATCAGTCTGTTTGTCTGAAGGGTCTGTATGTTCAACTTGAACATTTATCTGATCACAGACAACTGTCTTTATGAGGACAAAACTGAAACATATCACAAAAGCTTTCTGCACACCTGCCATCTTTGGCTTGATAAAGCACATCTTAGCTGTCACTGAACATCTGAAactagaagaaaaaaagaaagcattCCACTGACTGGTAGGGTCAATTGGTAAGCAGGTACACTCACACAGATGATTGTtgtaaaaagaaacattttgctCAAGGAGCTGatgaattatttgtttaaattgcTGCccatgtgtatttttaattttttttttttttgtaacgtACATGACAGCTGTTTATGGGTGGATTAACCCCAACAATGGGGTCCGCCAGCActgtacaaagggaagcaaatcttgtaactgataaaacagcggtgccctctacctacttaaataacaataccactAATTTCAATACTAACACCAGtcatcatgaataataaaagctGTGACTGTCATTCAATTGATAGAGGGCActgcattttatcagttacaccATTTCCTTCCCTTTGTAGAAGGCTGGCGAACCCCATTATTGCGCCTCATCAAGTACACTCCGGCAGGAACATTTTGATAGTAGTGTGGGTTGTGTTTAACTTGGAATCTGTAGCTGACACAAGCAGTATTCAAATTAATTCTATAACCTGGCACATACTAACGTGGGCTTACTTGTAAGTTGTATGGCCACTAAGTCGTggggaaaagaaagaaacaaggaACAAATTTCAGGCACCTCCTCTGCCTGCCTTTTGTGATTACATAATCCATATACGCATACTCAtatgttatttatgttataaaaacagTAAACGTTGCTGTTGTTGGTCACTGTTTACTGTTACACAGTGTAGCATGGCAATGTGACACATGTGGACTACGTTAGTACACTAACATATTTCCCACACGAAGTATTACTAAACCCCTTTAACCCACCTTATGTTTCCATATTAATGCAGACCCCGTTCAACGAAAAGAATGTATTATTGATGACAGCTTCCAATGGATTTGTCGACTTTCCGTTTCACGATAACTGGGCACTGGATAGCACGCTCTTCACAACACGAGCGCCTTTGATAAAATTTCAAACGAAAGGCAAACGCATGGAGTTATGCCATGTTTTACCATGCACAAAAGTCACAGGCACATATGCATGAGAAAATAATCTCTTAATTGTAAAACATAACCAGAATATTAAATACTAATAACCACAGCAGTCAACTTCAGGGACAACAGACGGACCACCTTGCACAAATAACTCGGTCGTCGAAACAGATCACTGCGCAGCGTCATGAAAGTCATGAAATGTTGTGTCAAACATATAAGCAATTTTCCGACATCAATAACTTGATAATTTGCTCTTGGTCTGGCACACAAGAAGGCAACGTTTTGTCTTAAGGAAGAGTTATTGTTCGTTTTCACTCCGTACACATAAAAAGTAGTTCGGCAAATTCTTTTCCGTGACAATGTCACCGTCTTGTCATTTATTGTAGATTGGTTAAATGCGAAGCTAACTCAGCGCCACGTACATGAGCCGTAGTACAGTTGATACAATTTGATTGGACAAGAATGATTTACCTGAGTGGCGGCGTCAACATAGTCTGATTTCACGTTAAAGTCATtgtcaataaaaatacatttcaaaaagttttttttttaaccccgTGGTTATTTTTTACTGTGTGACCATCAGCTTCGATATAGCTAGCTAAACATGTACCGGTAACCGTTTTGATCCTCAAATTTCTCTGGGGTTGAAAAAAACTCATCGTGTGTTCGCGTAGCATCTTGGtgtgtttatttacttcattatctgattggattttttttgtcatgttttcagttatacgacggcggccagcattatggtggaaggaacgTGCCGGACAGGGCCTGGGCGGAACTTGCCACCACCAGCAGGTTGCCACCAGACCTTCCCCCGTAGGACCGCAGAGGAAACTAGAGGCCCTCGGTGTTTGTTAACTGGATGCATGTAGGATTACTATTctacaaaatattacaaaaacaaatgatacAATATGTTTAATGCTGCAAAATATGAGTGCCAACATGTTAATATGTTAGCACTGACATTACACAACATAACTAACATGTTAACATATTAGTTATGTTGTGTAATGATTGCAGATTTAAAATTATGTTAGATGGCAAGATTTTTAACATCTATGTACAAGAGAACGCAAGAACTAAAATTGTTTATTTGGCATAAGGTAGTATTAAATTACAGCATTTTCAATATGCATTGCCAATATGTTAGATTTGGCATTATGATAAAGTTACGCCTATACAGATAAATAACAAACCAGTGTTAAGAgaccagtatatatacacaggtatatatacGATCGAGTAAATGTTAAGCTTAGCGTACTTACCTCATAATTAAATTGGCTGGTGACATGCCGAATGTAGGTGACATGACATGTGACATATAAGCCCTGATTAATTAACCCAATGTGTAATGCACATGTATTCCAAGGTTTCCTAGGTAACTAGGTAGAATCAATCTGGTGTCCTATCTAATTGCGTTTCATCTTCTATTAAAGAACAAAATCCACCGAAAGCTATCCCTAAATAATTAATCTATTTGaccatatctacatacatacatttaaaagaCCTCTTAGATCACGTAAAGCACATCTGTGTTTCCAATTATGATATACAACGATTCTTGGTGTGCATCAGATCTTCAATAGAAACTTCTACAGTATAAAGTAAGAAGCACGGAGCATAATCAGAAATATGATGCTATTTTCTACCAGTATATATACCATGTTGTACTGACGCAGTATACCAGCCGAAACCACAATAAAATGATGACAGACTCTTGGAAGCtgcttttatattttaactACATAAGTGTTCACACTGTAAAATGGATTACAGTGTTTACCCGTAAACTATATATACATCTGAGTGAGCTCATAACATGCCTATGTCAGGTTGAATGAAAGTTACATTTATAACTTCTCTTTTGTCggttcatgctagcttcctttccggccgtaagtgggaaggtccctcagcaacctgtggatggtcgtgggtttcccccgggctctgcccggtttcctcccaccataatgctggccaccgtcgtataagtgaaatattctcgagtacggcgtaaaacaccaataaaataaataaataaaataaatcttctgTCGGTAGTATTCTTACTCCACGTTGTTGTTgattatataaattaaaatatcatgtAGATACGTTTACGTGGCTGCAAAGTATGCCGCCAAAATACATATAGCGCTCATTCAATTCAGCGTTTTCTGTCTATTTCAGTCAAGATGCAAGATCTCTAAACAGAAACTTTGATACGCACAGCCTTGCAGTAACAGTTTAGCACCATTTCTGCATTGTTTCTGGAATGCCAATTGCTGTTATAttcatcactttttttttggtatttccGCGACATTCAATCGCAAACACACCCGAtttgcgggttcaaacccaatCTTTGTAAAGATAGGGAATTTGTAGGTCCCCCCAACTCTCATTGTTTATATAGGAATCCGATGGCATAAAGTGGTCGACGATGCCGGTTTGTTTATTTGGGCAGCCTGATATATTCGTtaaaaaccacttgtctttcatcatCATTTTGTGAACATATCTGTACGTAACTTGTGGgaaactttgtcagtatacaATTCACAAGTTCAGATGCTCAATGAGGGTTAAACTTGGTTTAGTGCCATTTCGAATGAATTTCTGATTTCCATAACAACTAACTCTAAAATGATGCACTGAAGAATGTATGGCTGCAACTGATGCAATACAGCGTTAGACAGGAAATTTTAATTCGATATTCATGTTCAGTTCGGGATGACCTGGATTTTATGATATTCATGCAGTTTTTCGCCAACTGCTTGAGTCTGTTCTTATTAATCAAGGGCTCCCTCCCACATAATGCAAGTCatcgtcgtaaaagtgaaatattctggagcaaGCCTACGccgtaaaacagaaatcaagcaaaataaataaattttatcagacTTTTGTGCAGGTGTGTTTATCAGATCTTTAGTTATACTAACCATATAAAGTAACCAGATCAATTTATGACACATTTTACGTCTGACATGCAGCAACAATATCAAAGACTTTCTCCAGATTGCATGTTATGGCCTAGATCTAGCGTACGTGCATGAGTGTAGGCCGTATAGTCAATGGTGTGCAGATTGCACTAAGAGTGTCAACACACACTTTGTCCTGTTTGATTCAtttttgatttggtgtttaacgccttatatgagaatatttcatttatacggccatggtcagtttcatgagtgAAGAAAATTGGTGATCCCTGGGTGAACTACTGGCTGTGCGGCAAGTAGCCAACGCGCATTACGATATAGAGTATGCTCACTGTATACAGGTAAGTCCACTTCTTAGTGGGCTTGATGTATGAAGGACTGTGGCTGTTTGTATAGAGTAATGTCTGCCTCTGCTGTATAGTGAATGGaacatttatttaaatcatAGATGCATCACCAAGAGTGCTTTTTTTATGAACTTATAAAGTTTCTTGGTTTagagggagataactcttacaGCACAGCTGCAGGACGATAGTTATGTCCCTTCAGCAAAGAACAAACTGGCCATCTAATTCGTGCTTGATACGTCCTGTTGAGAGGTGGCTTTAAATTGGATTAAGCGTCTCAACCGGTAAACCGATTGTATAAGCACGCCATCTAATTTAATGCAAAGAACAATGTTTAGGCTACGACATAAACAGATTGGTTTTAACAGCTGTCGAATAATATTGCATGGATCTGAGAATGTATATAGGGTACTGGTAGCCTAATGAAGTCGCGAAATTCGCTTAATGTATGATTTTCTAACTCTTTAGAAATGCCACTTGTGGAC encodes the following:
- the LOC135466611 gene encoding protein sel-1 homolog 1-like isoform X2; this encodes MCFIKPKMAGVQKAFVICFSFVLIKTVVCDQINVQVEHTDPSDKQTDSNTDRVIQRDSEDVYYSSSINQEESDSNRKTDSYIKGNVNYVSQEKLHDIKQETDSSAPGGGNYPTSPDVQTFSQLENHPPSESMQQPPSDSQYQLLSDSHQPLSESHRQPLSESHQQPPSDVNSQKSSNFPNQPSSDTTNQVSPESQKQQAQLPQYQLPPESMAASNPRLHSEQNVPKFQNQDAHIEDVSNPQASPVPDHQASQASHRQDAHDAQEDPIRQPPQSKGGAREKNRGEESPLLGKLTPPADDSPFLLDQPSLKAASGKDQQSQGVHSSGNPQRQSEPRESGLGQSSFMDVQLKGEVKEGKGSPYNSVSEKKSEENYQHEKKKEEFTSAHRIPDNVAKSEHQIPDNVATSAHRIPDNVAKSGHQIPDNIATSAHQIPDNVAKSEHQIPDNVATSAHHIPDNIATSAHRIPDNVATSDMATEKGDDFIDFDPDEVNALLSALPEPFDRSELDMDAVSEIYVVYTGNVKETSLLYKPDQYGYVRLLKYLQTVAADGTVATTTEELYEHLPELVLNPDSHDTQKARQANEAEQYSESITYLDKADNVPVLHADFSKAQSAGTRQDEGTTDEDTGNEDNPEIVPKTEEEILAQKLFEQGELLINSTYNKDYAGAYQYFEQAAMYNHSEAQAHLAFGYFLGDYLPQNISRAREMFEDLSQRGSPKGQLGMALLYATGIGVNSSQARSLIYFTFSALGGEPLAQMALGFRYWSGIGVETKCETALTYYRKVASRVADEVSLSGGPIIQRIRLQDEQESQNQNTGLLDDDLLQYYHFLADKGDVQAQMALHYFLMAAESGNANALAYLGKMYAEGSPAVKANNMTAFNYFKKSADKNNPVGQSGLGTMYLYGKGVDKEYNKAFKYFSLAADQGWVDGQLQLGIMYFNGMGVRRDYKMAVKYFNLASQLGHVLAFFNLAQMHATGTGVPQSCHTAVELFKNVAERGRWADMVMAAHSLYKEGNVDSAVLKYIVLAELGYEVAQSNVAYILDQGESFLFDSDGMYKRALLQWSRAAAQGYPIARVKIGDYHYYGRGTEVDYEMAATHYRLASEQQHNAQAMFNLGYMHERGLGLKQDVHLAKRFYDMAADTSVDAQVPVTLALIKLGLVYGMDLFKKEIDGYQRMLYRLDPRLYVGPDWDLYLLTALAMILALVVLWRRQR
- the LOC135466611 gene encoding protein sel-1 homolog 1-like isoform X3, with protein sequence MCFIKPKMAGVQKAFVICFSFVLIKTVVCDQINVQVEHTDPSDKQTDSNTDRVIQRDSEDVYYSSSINQEESDSNRKTDSYIKDFSKAQSAGTRQDEGTTDEDTGNEDNPEIVPKTEEEILAQKLFEQGELLINSTYNKDYAGAYQYFEQAAMYNHSEAQAHLAFGYFLGDYLPQNISRAREMFEDLSQRGSPKGQLGMALLYATGIGVNSSQARSLIYFTFSALGGEPLAQMALGFRYWSGIGVETKCETALTYYRKVASRVADEVSLSGGPIIQRIRLQDEQESQNQNTGLLDDDLLQYYHFLADKGDVQAQVVVGQLYFQGGRGVNINHEMALHYFLMAAESGNANALAYLGKMYAEGSPAVKANNMTAFNYFKKSADKNNPVGQSGLGTMYLYGKGVDKEYNKAFKYFSLAADQGWVDGQLQLGIMYFNGMGVRRDYKMAVKYFNLASQLGHVLAFFNLAQMHATGTGVPQSCHTAVELFKNVAERGRWADMVMAAHSLYKEGNVDSAVLKYIVLAELGYEVAQSNVAYILDQGESFLFDSDGMYKRALLQWSRAAAQGYPIARVKIGDYHYYGRGTEVDYEMAATHYRLASEQQHNAQAMFNLGYMHERGLGLKQDVHLAKRFYDMAADTSVDAQVPVTLALIKLGLVYGMDLFKKEIDGYQRMLYRLDPRLYVGPDWDLYLLTALAMILALVVLWRRQR
- the LOC135466611 gene encoding protein sel-1 homolog 1-like isoform X1, whose product is MCFIKPKMAGVQKAFVICFSFVLIKTVVCDQINVQVEHTDPSDKQTDSNTDRVIQRDSEDVYYSSSINQEESDSNRKTDSYIKGNVNYVSQEKLHDIKQETDSSAPGGGNYPTSPDVQTFSQLENHPPSESMQQPPSDSQYQLLSDSHQPLSESHRQPLSESHQQPPSDVNSQKSSNFPNQPSSDTTNQVSPESQKQQAQLPQYQLPPESMAASNPRLHSEQNVPKFQNQDAHIEDVSNPQASPVPDHQASQASHRQDAHDAQEDPIRQPPQSKGGAREKNRGEESPLLGKLTPPADDSPFLLDQPSLKAASGKDQQSQGVHSSGNPQRQSEPRESGLGQSSFMDVQLKGEVKEGKGSPYNSVSEKKSEENYQHEKKKEEFTSAHRIPDNVAKSEHQIPDNVATSAHRIPDNVAKSGHQIPDNIATSAHQIPDNVAKSEHQIPDNVATSAHHIPDNIATSAHRIPDNVATSDMATEKGDDFIDFDPDEVNALLSALPEPFDRSELDMDAVSEIYVVYTGNVKETSLLYKPDQYGYVRLLKYLQTVAADGTVATTTEELYEHLPELVLNPDSHDTQKARQANEAEQYSESITYLDKADNVPVLHADFSKAQSAGTRQDEGTTDEDTGNEDNPEIVPKTEEEILAQKLFEQGELLINSTYNKDYAGAYQYFEQAAMYNHSEAQAHLAFGYFLGDYLPQNISRAREMFEDLSQRGSPKGQLGMALLYATGIGVNSSQARSLIYFTFSALGGEPLAQMALGFRYWSGIGVETKCETALTYYRKVASRVADEVSLSGGPIIQRIRLQDEQESQNQNTGLLDDDLLQYYHFLADKGDVQAQVVVGQLYFQGGRGVNINHEMALHYFLMAAESGNANALAYLGKMYAEGSPAVKANNMTAFNYFKKSADKNNPVGQSGLGTMYLYGKGVDKEYNKAFKYFSLAADQGWVDGQLQLGIMYFNGMGVRRDYKMAVKYFNLASQLGHVLAFFNLAQMHATGTGVPQSCHTAVELFKNVAERGRWADMVMAAHSLYKEGNVDSAVLKYIVLAELGYEVAQSNVAYILDQGESFLFDSDGMYKRALLQWSRAAAQGYPIARVKIGDYHYYGRGTEVDYEMAATHYRLASEQQHNAQAMFNLGYMHERGLGLKQDVHLAKRFYDMAADTSVDAQVPVTLALIKLGLVYGMDLFKKEIDGYQRMLYRLDPRLYVGPDWDLYLLTALAMILALVVLWRRQR